The following is a genomic window from Fundulus heteroclitus isolate FHET01 chromosome 16, MU-UCD_Fhet_4.1, whole genome shotgun sequence.
CTCGCTAGAGTCTTAGTTCATCCCCAGAGGTCTAAAACGGTCCCTCTTCGCCTCTTTAATCTGGGTAATAACGCTGTGACCATTAAAGAAGGATCCCTGGTTGGTCTCCTCCAGCCAGCTGAAGCCCTGCAGCCTCCCTGTGCCTCACCAGCCACAGATTCGCCAGCCAGCGTTCCAGTGGTCCCTTTGCACCTTGAGGAGCTTTATGCTCAGAGCTCTAAAAACCTCAATGAGGGTGAGTGCTTCCAACTTAAACAGTTGCTTTCTACTTATGGACATGTGTTCTCCACAGGGCCTGCTGATCTGGGCCGGACCAATCTCGTCCAGCACGATGTCGTACTTCATCCAGGTGCCCCGATAAAACAACCTCCACGTAGAATGGCGAAAGAGAAGCAGCAATTCGCCGACCGGCAGATCCATGACAGCCTGCAGGACGGTCTCGCCCAACGCAGCCACAGCAGCTGGGCCTCACCCATAATTATGGTACGCAAGAAGGATGGGACATACCGGCTCTGCATTGATTACAGGGCTCTCAATGAACGAACCGTACCGGACGCTTATCCCCTGCCCCGTATCCAGGATACGCTGGATACACTGTCTACTGCCAGATGGTTCAGCACGTTGGACCTTACCTCGGGTTACTGGCAGGTGGAGTTGACGCCAAGAGCATGCAAAGCCACAGCATTCTGCGCCAGGACGGGTCTCTTTGAGTGGAATGTCATGCCGTTTGAGGTTTTGTAACGCCCCTGCGACGTTCCAGCGGCTGATGGACCCCGTTTTGGCTGGCATGCAGTGGGAGACCTGTTTGGTCTACCTGGATGACATCATCGTGCTGGCGAGGGATGTGTCGGAGATGCTGCAGTGGCTTGGCCAGGTGTTTTATAGACTGCAACAAGCTAATCTGAAACTAAAACCTGCCAAATGCTGCCTTTTCCGTCGGGAAGTGGCCTACCTAGGTCACATAGTGTCTGAGCGTGGTGTAGCTACGGACCCCAGCAAGGTCCAAAAAGTCAGAATGTGGCCCACACCGTCATCCATCCAGGAGGTCCGACGCTTCATCGGTTTGGCATCATACTATCGCCGATTTGTGAAGGACTTTGCATCCATTGCTGAACCCCTTCATAACCTAACTAAGAAAAATGCTAGCTTCCAGTGGCATGCTGAGCACCAGGCTGCTTTCAACAAGTTAAAGTGTCTCCTCACCTCGGCCCCCATTCTTGGCTATCCCATGGACTGCGGGGAAATGATACTCGACACTGATGCAAGTGACACCGGCATTGGTGCTGTACTGTCGCAAATCCAGGGGTGTGTGGAAAGGGTGTTGGCTTATGGCAGTCGCAAGTTGCCAAAGCCGGAACAAAACTACTGCACAACAAGACGTGAACTTCTGGCCATAGTGGAGTTCACCTCCCATTTTCGTCAGTATCTTCTCGGCCAGCCGTTTAAGGTGCGTACGGATCATAGCAGTCTGCGCTGGCTGACCAAAATGAGAGAGCCAGAAGGACAGTTGGCTCAATGGCTGGAGAAACTGGCTGAATACGACTTTGAGATTATCCACCGTCCGGGTCGACAGCACACAAATGCCGACGGCCTCTCCAGGAGACCCTGCCGCCAGTCCTGCCCATGTAAAGTGCAGGACCCCTCGACACCACCCAAAACCATCACCCATCAAGCTGTCCGGTGCGATTTGAACTCTAACATCAGCTCCCTGTTGCTGAGTTCAGTGGGGGTGGAGGACCAACCTTCCACCACAGAGGTTTGTCCAGTGGGGGTAAGTCAAAACACCCTTACAAAAGCTACCGAGACTTTAGACCAAAACATTTCCACTGATACAGACAGAATGCATGCCAATGTTCAAACTGATGGATGCACGGTGAAATTGACAGAGAAAATATATGTGGCTGAGACTGTTGACACGGCTTCTTTGTTTCATGGCTGGACCATGGAGGAGCTGAGCCAGGCCCAGGATGCTGATGTGGACATTGCACCCATACGCAGCTGGATGAAGGCCGATGACAAACGCCCCCCGTGGTCTGTGGTCTTGCCATGCAGCCCGGCCACTAAGATGTACTGGACTCAATGGAAACGACTCTACTTCAGGGATGGAGTTCTGGTCCGTCGGTTCTATTGCCTTGACGACATCCAATTCTACCCACAGATTGTGCTGCCACGTAAACTACAACTTGACGTGATGAGACAGATGCATGAGGGGCCAGTGGGTGGACATTTTGGCGTAGAGCGGACCCCGACCAGATTAAGAACCCGATACTACTGGTACCACATGAGGGAGGATGTTTCCCTTTGGTGTAAGACCTGTACCAGCTGTGCATCACGGGCTCGACCCCAGAAGACACCGCAAGCCCCTATGGGAACAGTCCAGCTAGGAGCTCCTATGGAGTGCATTGCGTTGGACATTATGGGACCACTAAATGAGACGGAGCGTGGAAACCGCTATGTGCTTGTGATACAAGATTACTTCACAAAGTGGACTGAAGCATTTCCTATTCCGAACGAGCGAGCTGTGACCGTTGCCGGTATCGTAGCTAGTGAGTGGGTGTGCCGCTATGGAATACCTCAAGCGCTTCACAGCGACCAGGGACGCAATTTTGAGTCTGAGGTGTTCCAAGGGATGTGCAGTTTGTTTGGGATAGACAAGACTCACACAACACCATTCAGGCCGCAGTCAGACGGTCAGGTCGAGCGTTTCAACGCCACCCTCCAAAAGATCCTGGCAACCACAGCAGCACGCTGCCATTGGGATTGGGACTTAATGATTCCTTATGCTGTTATGGCGTACAGGTCAACCAAACATAGTGCCACAGGTTTCTCTCCAAACTTTATGATGTTAGGCCGAGAAATAAGTGAACCAGTGGACCTCGTCGCAGGTTTGCCCCCTGATCCGGAACACCAACCCACTGCTCCAGAGTATGTGCAGCAGATGCGGGAACGTTTGGAGTTGGCCCACCAAATCGGTCACACGTGCAAAGAGACAATACAACAAAAACTGCTGCCACACACAGTACAGAGTTGGAGACCCTGTGTGGTATCTCATTAAAGGAACACGTCATGTcaagaataaagtcaaaaaGTTCCTCCCAGCATATGAAGGCCCATTCTTCGTCCTGGGCCAACTGGATGATCTAGTTtacaaaagttttaaaagtttagttttagatacaaaaaaaacctaGGTCCAAGGTGAAAGTCGTCCACCATGATCAGCTAAAGCATTACCGCAGTCGGGAGCCTCTGGACAACGGATGGGCCCTGGATCAGAGTCGACACTGGGAACCAACCGAGGTTCCACCACCAGCCTTAGAAGGGGACTCTGCAGACTGTGACCTGGATTTACAGGGTTTGTTCTCTGATGCAACCAGTGGAGGTGCTGACTGTTTCCTGTTGTCTACCTCAACTGCAAAGAATCCCAGTCCGGGTGTATTTGTCCCATCCTCCCCTTCCCATGTCAACTCTGAGGATGGTGGGGGTGCGGTGGGATATTCACCTCCCCTGGGTGACAACGAGAACTCTGAAGGAATCAACAGTGTGAGTCTCTCCACAATTGACCGTGTCCTGAAACGCAACCAGATAAGTCTCAAACAAGCCTACAGAGTACCATTTGAGAGAAATTCTGAGAGGGTAAAAGAGCTACGATATCAATATGTACAAGTAAGTAATACGTAATGTTTAGAGATTATACAGCACTATTGAGTTACTGTACATCTTTACTGTGTTGAATGTAATGTAGCACATGTATACAGAGTCATGAAGCCTGGAATGCTATGTCATTTACATTatatcaaaaattaaaaatttcatTTCTATAGAGAATGTTTcaactggattccatggagAGGCCTCATGAGTGCATCTTCTTGGATGAAGCTGGCTTCAATCTCACcaagaggagaaggagaggcCGCAACATTATTGGTCAACGAGCCATTGTAGAGTTGCCAGGGCAGCGTGGTGGCAACGTGACCATATGTGCTGCCATCAGCAGCGACGGGGTTATTCACCGCCATGTGACTTTAGGACCTTACAACACTGCATCTTATAACGTTTCTGTATGCTCTACAGGAAGCATTACTGAGACGTGAAGAGAGAGGTGATGAGCAGGCAGAGCATCCCATGTACATGATAATCTGGGACAATGTGAACTTTCACCGTGGTCCTAGAATATGTGAGTGGTTTGAAAATAACCCACGTTTTATAAATGTGTGCCTCCCACCATACTCACCCTTCCTTAATCccattgaagattttttttctgcatggaggtgGAAGGTCTATGACAGAACTCCTTATGCACAGGAAAATCTCCTTCAGTCAATGGATGCAGCATGTGACAACATTGGAGTGGAATCGATTTAAGGTTGGATTCGTCATGCTAAAGGTTCTTTCCCCGTTGTTTAGCAAGGGACAGGATTGCCTGTGACGTTGATGAGGTCCTGTGGCCTGACCATGCCCAGAGGCATGATGCTGAGGCAGAATGATTCCAAGACATTGCTATCGATCTGCTGCATATTTTGTTTGTGACTATATTTGTGTGCAGGATTGTGCAAGTACTTCATAATAAATCTAATTTTTCCCCTGCTCTGCTTTGAGTGTTTTGCATTTATCTCTGTAGTGTGTAATGACTGCTGTGTAGTGTTTATGCATTAGCTGGATGTGTGTGATATCTGAAAACAGTGTTTGGTTTTGGGTAAAGATAACATAGTTCTGAAGCAATTGTTTGATATAGCAAGACAAGTCAAAGGTTTTGACAGTGTAGCTTAAGTTTGGTGATTTGTGTTTAAGGTTTTGGGAAAGCGAgagaaattttcaaaaaatgtgttttagcaaCTCAGAAATACTGTAATAGCACATAAGGGTTAGATTTAAAGAATTACATTAActtgcaagtttaaaaacaacaaatttatcaACGTGTTACATGTTCCGTTTATCTTAGCACAATGGGGAGCAATGTTGTGAACTGTGAGCCATACACAAAACTACTTTGGCTTATTTTCCATGGTAATTCAAATAGCATTCCATCTATCTCTAGAACTCAGCATTtataattacagtttttttcaatCGCTAAGAAGCGCTTACCCATACTTCAGATACTTTTTCTAAACTCTTAACACAGACTCAcaccaaaaaaacacaattggCCAAATGGATAATTTTCTtctcaaaaacacattttgttaaatatatacTAACTCTTCATTTCAAAATAGAACACATTTTTCTCTGCACACACTATCTTTACCAAAACACTGGAAATCTGACTCAAAATGGAATTATTCTGTCAAAGAATTCACTTCACAAAGTACATGTAGTCAATCGAAATACACCAGGTTTCAAAATACTGGCTATTGTTGACTTTACAAAAACTACATAGACttttatgtttcagttttacagGTATTTGCATGCAAAACGTGCGTTCCACAGTTTTTACACTAAATTTCTTGGTTGGTAACTGTATGTCCACATATACAGTAATGGTCACATTCAAAAGCATTCCAGTAAAAAGCaa
Proteins encoded in this region:
- the LOC118566341 gene encoding LOW QUALITY PROTEIN: uncharacterized protein LOC118566341 (The sequence of the model RefSeq protein was modified relative to this genomic sequence to represent the inferred CDS: deleted 1 base in 1 codon), whose translation is MAKEKQQFADRQIHDSLQDGLAQRSHSSWASPIIMVRKKDGTYRLCIDYRALNERTVPDAYPLPRIQDTLDTLSTARWFSTLDLTSGYWQVELTPRACKATAFCARTGLFEWNVMPFEVCNAPATFQRLMDPVLAGMQWETCLVYLDDIIVLARDVSEMLQWLGQVFYRLQQANLKLKPAKCCLFRREVAYLGHIVSERGVATDPSKVQKVRMWPTPSSIQEVRRFIGLASYYRRFVKDFASIAEPLHNLTKKNASFQWHAEHQAAFNKLKCLLTSAPILGYPMDCGEMILDTDASDTGIGAVLSQIQGCVERVLAYGSRKLPKPEQNYCTTRRELLAIVEFTSHFRQYLLGQPFKVRTDHSSLRWLTKMREPEGQLAQWLEKLAEYDFEIIHRPGRQHTNADGLSRRPCRQSCPCKVQDPSTPPKTITHQAVRCDLNSNISSLLLSSVGVEDQPSTTEVCPVGVSQNTLTKATETLDQNISTDTDRMHANVQTDGCTVKLTEKIYVAETVDTASLFHGWTMEELSQAQDADVDIAPIRSWMKADDKRPPWSVVLPCSPATKMYWTQWKRLYFRDGVLVRRFYCLDDIQFYPQIVLPRKLQLDVMRQMHEGPVGGHFGVERTPTRLRTRYYWYHMREDVSLWCKTCTSCASRARPQKTPQAPMGTVQLGAPMECIALDIMGPLNETERGNRYVLVIQDYFTKWTEAFPIPNERAVTVAGIVASEWVCRYGIPQALHSDQGRNFESEVFQGMCSLFGIDKTHTTPFRPQSDGQVERFNATLQKILATTAARCHWDWDLMIPYAVMAYRSTKHSATGFSPNFMMLGREISEPVDLVAGLPPDPEHQPTAPEYVQQMRERLELAHQIGHTCKETIQQKLLPHTVQSWRPCVVSH